One genomic segment of Balaenoptera musculus isolate JJ_BM4_2016_0621 chromosome 11, mBalMus1.pri.v3, whole genome shotgun sequence includes these proteins:
- the LOC118903555 gene encoding LOW QUALITY PROTEIN: butyrophilin subfamily 1 member A1-like (The sequence of the model RefSeq protein was modified relative to this genomic sequence to represent the inferred CDS: inserted 1 base in 1 codon) has product MEDFSSCCVLCHLTSLLLLIQLPTGGSAEEFFVIGPSDPIVAVLGGDTVLPCRVSPPISAEDMELRWFRSKFSEAVFIYQNRVERNEEQIARYVGRTSLVRDFLAQGEAAVRIQKVQVSDNGLYTCFFRKGGFYEEASLELKVAGVGSAPQVRITGPEEDGVRVVCTSSGWFPKPQVQWRDLSGEKSLAFSETHTQDAEGXFGVEVALVVRDSSAGNVTCSVLNTVLGQEKAMAIFIPEPFFPQASPWKLAFSVSLSVLMVLLLGAGCYTKREHSMKLLAMRAKKHLRLVKEQHRRAKEEVLKDAEQLSDLPNITQQQRDSGIGGRRSSRPVSDFVFFLDVPTAAPMASPSVLSGDVDAGTISGGPVTLDPGSAHSDLVVSHENTTVAWKDTSENLGGTCSVLGFESITSGCCYWEVEIRDAGQSEWALGVCRENVNRNGWYVESPEKGFWVVGKFEAGYCALTLPLTQLSLRQVPRRVGVFLDHKEGDVSFYNMTDGSHIFSFPRASFFGTVFPYFMIRSGDVSLTICSKEGWSEGHPVPHNSSFLEEPVSLPGEGFSSGSGANAPPVAESPLLPCKPEAVSP; this is encoded by the exons ATGGAGGATTTCTCCAGCTGCTGTGTGCTCTGCCACCTcacctccctgctcctcctcatCCAGCTGCCCACTGGGGGGTCTGCAG AGGAGTTCTTCGTGATCGGCCCCTCGGATCCCATTGTGGCAGTGCTGGGCGGAGACACCGTGCTGCCCTGTCGTGTGTCCCCACCCATAAGTGCAGAAGACATGGAGCTGAGGTGGTTCCGCTCCAAGTTTTCAGAAGCCGTGTTCATCTATCAAAACCGAGTCGAGCGGAATGAGGAGCAGATTGCTCGTTACGTAGGGCGGACCTCGCTGGTGAGGGACTTCCTTGCCCAGGGGGAGGCTGCCGTACGCATCCAGAAGGTCCAGGTTTCAGACAATGGGCTGTACACCTGCTTCTTCAGAAAGGGAGGCTTCTACGAAGAGGCGAGTTTGGAGCTGAAGGTGGCAG GTGTGGGCTCTGCCCCTCAGGTGCGCATCACAGGGCCCGAGGAGGATGGGGTCCGTGTGGTGTGCACGTCCTCAGGGTGGTTCCCGAAGCCCCAGGTGCAGTGGAGAGACCTCAGCGGAGAGAAGTCCCTGGCGTTCTCCGAGACGCACACCCAGGACGCTGAAG TGTTCGGCGTGGAGGTGGCTCTGGTGGTGAGAGACAGCTCTGCAGGGAACGTGACCTGCTCCGTCCTCAACACTGTCCTGGGCCAGGAGAAGGCCATGGCCATCTTCATCCCAG AGCCCTTCttcccccaggcctctccctggaAACTGGCTTTCTCAGTGAGCCTGTCTGTGCTGATGGTCCTGCTGCTTGGGGCTGGATGTTACACCAAGAGAGAACATTCCATGAAGTTGCTGGCGATGCGAGCAAAGAAGCATCTGCGCCTGGTGAAGGAGCAGCACCGGCGGGCAAAGGAGGAGGTGCTGAAGGACGCAG AACagctaagtgacttgccaaacATCACACAGCAGCAGCGGGACAGTGGT ATTGGCGGAAGGAGAAGTTCCAGGCCTGTGAGTGACTTCGTGTTCTTTCTGGATGTTCCTACTGCTGCCCCCATGGCTTCTCCTTCAGTTCTCAGTGGTGATGTAGATGCTGGCACCATCAGTGGTG GGCCTGTCACTCTGGATCCAGGATCTGCCCATTCAGACCTTGTCGTCTCTCATGAAAACACGACTGTGGCCTGGAAGGACACCAGTGAGAACTTAGGAGGCACCTGCAGCGTATTGGGCTTTGAGAGCATCACGTCAGGGTGCTGTTACTGGGAGGTGGAGATCAGGGATGCAGGCCAAAGCGAGTGGGCTCTGGGGGTCTGTAGGGAAAATGTGAACAGGAACGGTTGGTATGTAGAATCCCCAGAAAAGGGGTTCTGGGTTGTGGGGAAGTTTGAAGCTGGATATTGTGCCCTTACTCTACCTCTGACTCAGCTATCCCTCAGACAGGTTCCCCGCAGGGTAGGGGTGTTCCTGGACCACAAGGAAGGGGATGTCTCCTTCTACAACATGACTGATGGCTCCcacattttctccttccctcGGGCTTCCTTCTTTGGGACCGTCTTTCCATACTTCATGATCAGGTCAGGAGATGTGTCCCTGACCATCTGTTCCAAGGAGGGATGGTCTGAGGGGCACCCTGTGCCCCATAACAGTTCTTTTCTGGAGGAGCCTGTGAGCCTCCCAGGGGAGGGGTTCAGCTCAGGCTCAGGTGCTAATGCTCCCCCAGTGGCTGAGTCTCCATTACTCCCCTGCAAACCAGAGGCTGTGTCCCCATAG